From Flavobacterium alkalisoli, the proteins below share one genomic window:
- a CDS encoding non-canonical purine NTP diphosphatase gives MKLVFASNNKNKIQEIRHQLPIDIELLSLEDIGCFEDIPETADTIEGNAVIKANYVTETYGYNCFADDTGLEVEALNGEPGVYSARYAGEQKDANDNMDKLLSNLEGKENRKALFKTVIALNLDGQQHLFTGIVNGEITTEKAGDKGFGYDPVFKPVGLNLTFAQISMNEKAKLSHRGRAVQQLIDFLKN, from the coding sequence ATGAAACTTGTTTTTGCTTCAAACAATAAGAATAAAATACAGGAAATAAGACACCAACTCCCAATAGATATAGAACTTTTAAGCCTTGAAGATATAGGATGTTTTGAGGATATTCCCGAAACTGCCGATACCATAGAAGGAAATGCAGTTATAAAAGCAAATTATGTTACCGAAACATACGGCTATAACTGTTTTGCCGACGATACCGGACTTGAGGTAGAAGCGCTAAACGGTGAACCCGGTGTATACTCAGCACGCTATGCCGGAGAACAAAAAGATGCAAACGACAATATGGATAAGCTGTTATCCAATCTTGAAGGCAAAGAAAACAGAAAAGCACTTTTTAAAACAGTAATAGCCCTAAATCTTGACGGGCAGCAACACCTGTTTACAGGAATTGTAAATGGTGAAATCACCACCGAAAAAGCAGGAGATAAAGGTTTTGGCTATGATCCGGTATTTAAACCTGTAGGATTAAACCTTACTTTTGCTCAAATTTCTATGAACGAAAAAGCTAAACTAAGCCATCGCGGCAGGGCCGTACAACAACTTATAGACTTTTTAAAAAATTAA